The following are encoded in a window of Flavobacterium cupriresistens genomic DNA:
- a CDS encoding sensor histidine kinase produces the protein MTLKNRISLLVSLLFTILFGLASTVIFILYSNYRKEEFRDRLEIKALSNIKLLVNVKQIDNQLLKIIDQNSINKLYDEKTLVFDSNYKLIYSSIDDAKIKWSVDDLKYLKKNKTFFKQQGDYEVYGVFYDTNDRDFYALISATDNFGKKKLLFLRYTLIVSYLFFTCLCWIITSFTVKKLMNPLNSFHQKIKNINENNLDTRIESKSNKNEIDLIANEFNFMMDRIEVSYQKQKEFTANASHELRTPLSRITSQIENTVADPKTSVENKSFLTNILADVNQLTELINSLLILSKVDTNRGENTEIHRMDEILFSAIENLNKSFPDFVILFEIEENENLDTALEIKGNKNLLEIALSNVLKNACVYSDNKQATVKISADDHHLILSVSNTGITLSEEEQKNLFQPFMRGENSKGTTGFGLGLRIVQRILTLHKATISYSVSNTNTNLFRLTFHL, from the coding sequence ATGACATTAAAAAATCGAATATCGCTATTAGTCAGTTTGCTGTTTACCATCCTTTTTGGTTTGGCTTCGACTGTGATATTCATTTTATATTCCAATTACAGAAAAGAAGAATTCCGCGACCGGTTAGAGATTAAGGCTTTATCAAACATTAAACTTCTGGTAAACGTCAAGCAAATCGACAATCAGTTGCTTAAAATTATCGATCAGAACTCCATTAATAAGTTATACGACGAAAAAACGCTGGTTTTTGATTCTAACTACAAATTAATCTACAGCAGTATTGATGATGCCAAAATAAAATGGTCTGTTGATGATCTGAAGTATTTAAAAAAGAACAAAACCTTTTTCAAACAACAAGGTGATTATGAAGTATACGGCGTTTTTTACGATACCAACGACCGTGATTTTTATGCGTTGATTTCGGCAACTGATAATTTTGGTAAAAAGAAATTGCTTTTTCTGCGTTATACCTTAATCGTATCTTATCTTTTCTTTACCTGTCTGTGTTGGATTATCACTTCTTTTACCGTAAAAAAGCTGATGAATCCTCTGAATTCCTTTCATCAAAAAATAAAAAATATAAACGAGAACAATCTCGATACTCGTATTGAGTCTAAAAGCAATAAAAACGAAATTGATCTGATTGCCAACGAATTCAATTTCATGATGGACAGAATTGAAGTCTCCTATCAAAAACAGAAAGAATTCACGGCAAACGCTTCGCATGAACTCAGAACTCCACTGTCCAGAATTACTTCGCAAATCGAAAATACTGTTGCAGATCCTAAAACGAGTGTTGAAAATAAGTCCTTTTTAACCAATATATTAGCGGACGTAAATCAATTAACAGAACTGATTAACTCCTTATTGATTTTGTCTAAAGTAGATACCAACAGAGGTGAAAATACAGAAATACATCGCATGGATGAAATCCTCTTTTCTGCTATTGAAAATCTGAATAAAAGTTTTCCTGATTTTGTAATTCTATTTGAAATTGAAGAAAATGAAAACCTCGATACCGCTTTAGAAATAAAAGGAAATAAAAACTTACTCGAAATTGCCTTGAGCAATGTTCTCAAAAATGCCTGTGTATACTCAGACAATAAACAGGCAACAGTTAAAATTAGTGCAGACGACCATCATTTAATTCTCTCTGTTTCTAACACCGGAATTACCTTAAGCGAAGAAGAGCAAAAAAACCTTTTTCAGCCTTTTATGCGTGGAGAAAATTCAAAAGGAACAACCGGATTTGGCCTTGGATTGCGAATTGTTCAACGAATCCTCACGCTACACAAAGCAACCATAAGCTACTCAGTATCAAATACTAACACGAATTTATTTCGATTAACTTTTCATTTGTAA
- a CDS encoding carbohydrate porin, whose translation MVKVTTITSFGIFLFSALSFSQERDSIRSYSLKFQMTSIYQYQPAFHSPYQGTNSLSPKEEKALSLTSTLYLDVPLWKGATVTFNPEMSGGEGLSQARGLGGFPNGETFRIGDTKPVVYVARMLLKQQFQLKNNQSLQFVFGKFGLSDYFDGNAYSHDPRTQFLNWSLMANGAWDYAANTRGYTVGFYANYQFDTWQIRTAMVAVPTYANGPNVAFSFDDSNAFNLEIEKKITFANSDTSVIKLLGFRNVAGMGNYDEANSNFITTPDIKSTRKNGRTKYGIGLNADYTHGDNWGLFARMSYNDGKNETWAFTEIDRSASLGMNLKGKMWNRKEDFGGIALVVNGLSKPHEEYQRLGGNGFMIGDGTLNYGTEKIVEVFYSFAIPKTHFTLSPDYQFALNPAYNKDRGPAQFFALRFHTEF comes from the coding sequence ATGGTAAAAGTAACTACTATAACAAGTTTCGGAATCTTCCTGTTTTCTGCGTTATCTTTTTCGCAGGAAAGAGATTCGATACGCAGTTATAGTCTGAAATTTCAAATGACATCAATATACCAATACCAACCGGCTTTTCATTCTCCTTATCAAGGAACAAACAGTTTAAGTCCAAAAGAAGAAAAAGCCTTGTCCTTAACATCAACTCTATATTTGGATGTCCCTCTGTGGAAAGGAGCAACAGTTACCTTTAATCCCGAAATGTCAGGAGGTGAAGGGCTGTCTCAAGCAAGAGGTTTAGGGGGCTTTCCTAACGGAGAAACCTTCAGAATCGGAGATACAAAACCGGTCGTATATGTGGCAAGAATGCTTTTGAAGCAGCAGTTTCAATTAAAAAACAATCAATCACTGCAATTCGTTTTTGGAAAATTTGGATTGTCTGATTATTTTGATGGAAATGCGTACTCTCATGATCCCAGAACCCAGTTTTTAAATTGGTCATTAATGGCCAATGGAGCTTGGGATTATGCAGCAAATACCAGAGGATATACCGTTGGATTTTATGCCAATTATCAATTTGATACCTGGCAAATCAGAACGGCGATGGTAGCAGTACCCACCTATGCCAACGGTCCAAATGTAGCCTTTAGCTTTGATGATTCGAATGCTTTTAATCTGGAGATTGAGAAAAAAATAACGTTTGCCAATTCTGATACCAGCGTTATTAAATTATTAGGATTTCGCAATGTAGCCGGAATGGGAAATTACGATGAGGCCAACTCTAATTTTATAACAACACCGGATATTAAAAGTACCCGTAAAAATGGTCGCACAAAATATGGCATCGGTCTCAATGCCGATTACACACATGGAGACAATTGGGGATTATTTGCCCGAATGAGTTATAATGATGGTAAAAATGAAACCTGGGCCTTTACCGAAATTGACCGATCAGCATCCTTGGGAATGAATCTAAAAGGAAAAATGTGGAACCGTAAAGAAGATTTTGGCGGAATCGCACTAGTGGTTAACGGACTATCCAAGCCTCATGAAGAGTACCAAAGACTAGGAGGAAATGGTTTTATGATTGGTGATGGTACTTTAAATTATGGAACGGAAAAAATCGTAGAAGTTTTTTACTCCTTTGCAATTCCCAAAACCCATTTTACGCTTTCGCCCGATTATCAATTTGCATTAAATCCGGCTTATAATAAGGATAGAGGGCCAGCACAATTTTTCGCATTGCGTTTTCATACCGAATTCTAA
- a CDS encoding efflux RND transporter periplasmic adaptor subunit — MKHKLIIGIAIVSLSITGCKKEVENPDTNTSFVLSDAMLKTTTTAPAEKQPVKNVLSFYGKITADNNKMIDVYPLVGGSVLKVNVELGDYVKKGQVLASIKSTDVADFEKQAIDAKNDLLVAKNGLKVAQELYDGKLNSESDVLQAKSEVNKAQSQVSKIQETYKIYNIKAGSIYEVTAPISGFIIQKSINQDMLLRNDRTENIFDIAEISEVWAMANINEIDINKVKLGTAAAVTTLSYPDQVFKGKVDKIYNVIDPETKAMQARIKLSNPGYLLKPDMNASIKLSFDENESMIAVPSKAIVFDKSKNFVVIFKDRNNIETRKVDVYRVVGDVTYISSGLIENEKVITNNQLFIYGALNN, encoded by the coding sequence ATGAAACATAAACTAATTATAGGAATTGCGATTGTAAGTTTATCCATAACCGGCTGCAAAAAAGAAGTTGAAAATCCCGATACCAATACTTCTTTTGTACTGAGCGATGCCATGCTAAAAACAACCACTACTGCACCGGCAGAAAAACAACCCGTAAAAAATGTATTGAGTTTTTATGGTAAAATTACGGCCGACAACAACAAAATGATAGACGTTTACCCGCTTGTTGGCGGAAGTGTATTAAAAGTGAATGTTGAACTTGGAGACTATGTAAAAAAGGGACAAGTTTTAGCCTCGATAAAAAGTACTGATGTTGCCGACTTCGAAAAACAGGCTATAGATGCCAAAAATGATTTATTGGTAGCCAAAAACGGCCTGAAAGTAGCTCAGGAATTATATGACGGGAAGTTAAACTCAGAGAGCGATGTCTTGCAAGCAAAATCGGAAGTAAATAAAGCGCAGTCGCAAGTCAGTAAAATTCAGGAAACCTATAAAATTTACAATATCAAAGCCGGTTCTATTTATGAAGTTACTGCTCCGATAAGCGGTTTTATCATTCAAAAAAGCATTAATCAGGACATGCTTTTGAGAAATGATCGCACTGAAAACATTTTTGATATCGCCGAAATTAGCGAAGTATGGGCCATGGCTAACATTAACGAAATTGACATCAATAAAGTAAAACTGGGCACTGCTGCTGCCGTAACTACGCTAAGTTATCCCGATCAGGTTTTTAAAGGAAAAGTGGACAAGATCTATAATGTGATCGATCCTGAAACCAAAGCCATGCAGGCACGTATAAAATTAAGCAATCCGGGGTACTTATTAAAACCGGATATGAATGCCAGCATAAAATTATCCTTCGACGAAAATGAGTCTATGATAGCCGTACCAAGTAAAGCAATCGTTTTTGATAAGAGCAAAAACTTTGTCGTGATTTTTAAAGACCGTAACAATATTGAAACCAGAAAAGTGGACGTGTATAGAGTAGTTGGTGACGTAACCTATATTTCGAGCGGACTAATAGAAAACGAAAAGGTAATCACCAACAATCAATTGTTTATATACGGTGCCTTAAACAATTAG
- a CDS encoding phosphoribosylaminoimidazolesuccinocarboxamide synthase codes for MSNTITTTDFNFPNQKSVYRGKVREVYNINEELLVMVATDRLSAFDVVLPKGIPYKGQILNQIATKFMELTQDIVPNWLIATPDPNVAVGHLCDPFKVEMVIRGYVSGHAAREYAAGRRQICGVTMAEGLKENDKFPEPIITPTTKADNGSHDEDISREAILSKGIVSEEDYIVLEKYTRALFQRGTEIAASRGLILVDTKYEFGKTKDGVIVLIDEIHTPDSSRYFYADGYEERQEKGEEQKQLSKEFVRRWLIENGFQGQDGQQIPEMTEAYIESVSERYIELYENILGEKFVKADIANIDARIDKNVKEYLADKA; via the coding sequence ATGAGCAATACAATCACAACTACAGATTTTAATTTCCCGAATCAGAAATCAGTTTATCGCGGAAAAGTTAGAGAAGTTTACAATATCAATGAGGAACTTTTGGTAATGGTGGCGACCGACAGACTTTCGGCTTTTGATGTAGTTTTACCAAAGGGAATTCCATACAAAGGGCAAATTCTGAATCAGATTGCTACAAAGTTCATGGAATTAACGCAAGATATTGTACCCAATTGGTTGATTGCAACTCCGGATCCAAACGTGGCTGTGGGACATTTATGTGATCCTTTTAAAGTTGAAATGGTTATTCGTGGTTATGTTTCAGGACATGCTGCGCGTGAGTATGCTGCAGGAAGAAGACAAATTTGCGGTGTAACAATGGCGGAAGGTTTAAAGGAGAATGATAAGTTTCCGGAACCAATTATCACACCAACTACAAAAGCAGACAATGGTTCTCATGATGAAGACATTTCGCGTGAAGCTATTTTATCAAAAGGAATAGTTTCAGAAGAAGATTATATTGTTTTAGAAAAATATACCCGTGCTTTATTTCAAAGAGGGACAGAAATTGCCGCAAGTCGTGGTTTAATTTTAGTAGATACAAAATACGAATTCGGAAAAACAAAAGACGGTGTAATCGTTTTGATTGACGAAATTCATACTCCGGATTCTTCCCGTTATTTTTATGCTGACGGATATGAGGAAAGACAGGAAAAAGGAGAAGAGCAAAAACAATTATCAAAAGAGTTTGTACGTCGTTGGTTGATCGAAAATGGTTTTCAAGGTCAGGATGGACAACAAATTCCTGAAATGACAGAAGCTTACATCGAATCTGTTTCAGAAAGATATATTGAGTTATACGAGAATATCTTAGGAGAAAAATTTGTAAAAGCTGATATTGCTAATATTGATGCACGTATTGATAAAAATGTAAAGGAATATCTTGCTGATAAGGCCTAA
- a CDS encoding ankyrin repeat domain-containing protein, protein MKNSVIYLGLALVTFANVSMAANHKTVVKDQIVLSIDEDATPLNVAISKGDIDGVKKFIEYGANVNEQSGDMSPLMTAARYNKVEIIKVLLASGARPSDKNERGYTALKYAQLSNATDAVALLKDLK, encoded by the coding sequence ATGAAAAATTCAGTTATTTATTTAGGATTAGCTTTAGTAACATTTGCAAATGTATCAATGGCTGCAAATCACAAAACAGTTGTGAAAGATCAAATTGTACTATCTATAGACGAAGATGCAACACCATTAAACGTTGCTATTAGTAAGGGTGATATTGACGGAGTTAAGAAATTTATTGAATACGGAGCTAATGTAAACGAACAGTCAGGTGATATGTCTCCTTTAATGACTGCAGCACGTTACAACAAAGTTGAAATTATTAAAGTTTTATTGGCTAGTGGAGCACGTCCATCTGATAAAAACGAAAGAGGATATACAGCTTTGAAATACGCACAATTATCAAACGCTACAGATGCTGTTGCCCTTTTGAAAGATTTAAAATAA
- a CDS encoding ankyrin repeat domain-containing protein: MKKSVIILGTAFVLFANVSVASNHKPLVKDQIEFSAYESSPLHIAVCNGDLESVKKSIEYGADVNKLSRDMSPLMLAARFNRVEIIKVLLENGAKPSLENDKGLKALDYAKYSKATESIAILKGL, encoded by the coding sequence ATGAAAAAATCAGTAATCATTCTAGGGACAGCTTTTGTTTTATTTGCAAATGTATCAGTAGCTTCAAATCACAAGCCGTTGGTAAAAGATCAAATCGAGTTTTCTGCTTATGAATCTTCGCCATTACATATTGCAGTGTGCAACGGGGATCTTGAAAGCGTTAAAAAAAGTATCGAATACGGGGCAGATGTCAATAAATTATCAAGAGACATGTCTCCGCTGATGTTGGCAGCACGATTTAACAGAGTAGAGATTATTAAAGTTTTATTAGAAAATGGAGCTAAGCCTTCACTTGAAAATGATAAAGGCTTAAAAGCGTTAGATTATGCCAAATATTCGAAGGCTACAGAGTCTATTGCAATTCTGAAAGGTTTGTAA
- a CDS encoding TolC family protein gives MKKLFALLLFAMLNQAAMAQKTVTLQDCEAQFLKKNLLLLASQYNIDASKAMTIQARIWDNPTLTAELNAYNPERNQYFDIGKEGQKAFGIEQLIYLGGKKRNEVKLAKTNEQLAELQFNDLLRTLKLQLRKSFYTVYFNIKNLETTDKQVVHLEDLINSYTIQAQKGNVPLKDVVRLQSLFLNFKNARMETVNDNIDEQANLKLLLNETENVIPVVSKEEFDKYLKTIDFDLKKFETDAIANRPDYQAKQKEIDANEINVKWQKSLSIPDLTLGANYDQRSGAFNKESNLTIGIPLPLWNKNKGNIKYAQTILEQSKIDKQNFELQLQTEITSAWTKWDESRKNYSVIKPTVNADFEAVYNGILANFQKRNISILEFTDFMESYNQATIQVNEIKKKVALSGEELNSTINKDLF, from the coding sequence ATGAAAAAGTTATTTGCATTACTCCTATTCGCAATGCTTAATCAGGCTGCAATGGCTCAAAAAACGGTCACCCTTCAAGACTGTGAGGCTCAATTTTTAAAAAAGAATCTCTTGTTACTGGCTTCTCAATACAATATTGATGCGTCAAAAGCCATGACCATTCAAGCCCGAATTTGGGATAACCCTACTCTTACAGCTGAATTGAATGCTTATAACCCGGAGCGGAATCAGTATTTTGATATTGGAAAAGAAGGGCAAAAGGCTTTTGGAATCGAACAACTCATCTATTTAGGCGGAAAAAAACGCAATGAAGTAAAACTGGCTAAAACCAATGAACAACTGGCAGAACTTCAATTTAACGATCTTCTGCGAACATTAAAACTTCAATTACGCAAAAGTTTTTATACTGTTTATTTCAATATCAAGAATCTGGAAACCACAGACAAACAAGTCGTTCATCTGGAAGATTTGATCAATTCTTATACTATTCAGGCTCAAAAAGGCAATGTTCCATTAAAAGATGTTGTTCGCTTGCAATCTCTTTTTCTAAATTTTAAAAATGCAAGAATGGAAACTGTAAATGATAACATTGACGAACAGGCCAACTTAAAATTACTATTAAATGAGACTGAAAATGTAATTCCTGTAGTTTCCAAAGAAGAATTTGATAAGTATCTTAAAACGATTGACTTCGATTTAAAGAAATTCGAAACCGATGCCATTGCCAATCGACCGGACTATCAGGCCAAACAAAAAGAAATTGATGCCAACGAAATAAATGTAAAATGGCAAAAATCACTATCTATTCCTGACCTTACTCTAGGAGCCAACTATGATCAGCGCAGTGGTGCTTTTAATAAAGAAAGTAACTTGACTATTGGGATTCCACTCCCTCTTTGGAACAAAAACAAAGGAAATATCAAATACGCACAAACGATTCTGGAACAATCAAAAATTGACAAACAAAATTTTGAATTGCAATTACAAACCGAAATCACATCGGCCTGGACCAAGTGGGACGAATCACGAAAAAATTACAGCGTGATAAAACCAACGGTGAATGCTGACTTTGAAGCGGTTTACAATGGAATCCTGGCCAATTTTCAAAAACGAAACATCAGTATTTTAGAATTTACCGATTTTATGGAAAGTTACAATCAGGCCACCATTCAGGTAAACGAAATAAAGAAAAAGGTAGCCCTTTCCGGTGAAGAATTAAATAGCACTATCAATAAAGACTTATTTTAA
- a CDS encoding SRPBCC family protein, with product MGAIKKILAALILVLAIVLITAYFMPRNYAVEREIIIHKPVDSVFSYVRYLKNQNEFSVWANIDPKMKLTYKGTDGSVGALSAWESKVKEVGVGEQEITKITEGKRLDFALRFKEPMNDTAVGFMSTESLAADQTKVKWGINGVIPYPMNIMLPFMKMDQMIGNDLQKGLDNLKAKMEE from the coding sequence ATGGGAGCAATCAAAAAAATTCTGGCCGCCTTAATCTTAGTTCTAGCAATCGTATTAATTACGGCTTACTTTATGCCTCGAAATTATGCTGTTGAAAGAGAAATTATCATCCATAAACCGGTCGATAGTGTTTTTAGTTATGTCAGATATTTAAAAAATCAAAATGAATTTAGCGTCTGGGCCAATATCGATCCCAAAATGAAATTGACTTACAAAGGAACAGACGGTAGTGTTGGTGCATTATCAGCCTGGGAGAGTAAAGTAAAAGAGGTTGGTGTGGGTGAACAGGAAATCACCAAAATTACAGAAGGAAAACGATTGGATTTCGCTCTCAGGTTTAAGGAGCCGATGAACGATACTGCTGTCGGATTTATGTCGACCGAAAGTTTAGCAGCGGATCAGACCAAAGTAAAATGGGGCATAAACGGTGTTATACCCTACCCTATGAATATCATGTTGCCTTTTATGAAAATGGACCAGATGATTGGAAATGATTTACAAAAAGGCCTGGATAATTTAAAAGCAAAGATGGAAGAATAA
- a CDS encoding efflux RND transporter permease subunit: MNKFIKNIIAFSLKNKAFTFFWVGLLAVAGFISFKTMPIDAFPDVTNTQIIIITQWNGKSAEEVERFVTSPIEISMNSVQKKTSVRSITMFGLSVIKIIFDDGVDDTFARFQVNNLLKNVSLPDDVEPDVQPPYGPTGEIFRYIIKSKSRDSRELLTYQNWVIDKQLRSLPGVADLNVFGGQTKTYEVAVDPIKLAKYNITPLQVYNAVNAGNLNVGGDVIEKNGQAFVVRGVGLLKSIPDIENIIVDDAGGNPILVKNLAAVNESSMPRVGQTGIGDNDDAVEGIIVMRKGENPQETLALIKAKIKDLNDNILPKDITLETFYDRDNLMNFTTETVMHNLFEGIILVTCVVFLFMADWRTTFTVSIVIPLSLLFAFLCLKMMGMSANLLSLGAVDFGIIIDGAVVMVEGLFVVLDRRAHQLGMTAFNKIAKGSLIKRTGTEMGKAIFFSKLIIITALLPIFSFQKVEGKMFSPLAYTLGFALMGALIFTLTLVPVLSHILLNKNVKEKHNPFVNFWDRIVGKGFAWTFKHKAKTLIASIVLLATVFFSATFLGTEFLPQLNEGALWVTAELPMSTSLPESVKTAAMIRKDLESFPEVKKVLSQTGRSNDGTDPNGFGFIQLQVDLKPKAEWTRKITMDDLINQMDQKLKVHQGITYNYSQPVIDNVAESVAGFKASNAVKIYGDDLNKLDELANEVLAQIKNIPGIKDAGILRNVGQPEISVILDREKMAAYGVTLSDAQAVLELAFGGKTATEKYEDEKKFDVRVRFSQEYRKDEKDLEEIKVPTISGIKIPLKEISDIKTITGPAFIYRDNTKRFIGVKFSVRDRDLGSTIAEAQQKVDKMKLPQGYTTGWTGEFENQVRASARLAQVVPISLIGIFVLLFILFGNIKDSLLVLANVPFAIIGGIIALHLTRMNFGISAGVGFIALLGICIQNGVILISEFHHNLKAKFSLEESIFMGVKARTRAVVMTALMASIGLMPAAISTGIGSESQKPLAIVIIGGLITATILTLLVFPIIFWVFNRKKHVPIE; this comes from the coding sequence ATGAACAAATTCATAAAAAACATTATTGCTTTCTCGCTAAAGAACAAAGCATTTACCTTCTTTTGGGTGGGATTACTGGCCGTTGCAGGATTTATTTCTTTCAAAACCATGCCTATTGATGCTTTTCCTGATGTAACTAATACACAGATCATTATCATCACACAATGGAACGGGAAAAGTGCTGAGGAAGTGGAACGTTTTGTTACTTCTCCTATCGAAATTTCGATGAACTCGGTACAAAAGAAGACCAGTGTCCGCAGTATTACCATGTTTGGTTTATCGGTTATCAAAATCATTTTTGATGATGGTGTCGATGATACTTTTGCCCGTTTTCAGGTAAACAATCTCCTAAAAAATGTGTCATTACCCGATGATGTCGAACCGGACGTTCAGCCTCCATATGGTCCAACAGGAGAAATTTTCAGATACATTATAAAAAGTAAAAGCAGAGACAGCAGGGAATTATTAACCTATCAAAACTGGGTGATCGACAAACAACTGCGCTCCCTTCCCGGTGTTGCCGATCTAAATGTATTTGGAGGGCAGACTAAAACTTATGAAGTAGCCGTTGATCCGATAAAATTAGCCAAATACAACATTACTCCTCTTCAGGTTTATAATGCAGTCAATGCAGGAAATCTAAATGTTGGTGGTGATGTAATTGAAAAAAACGGACAGGCGTTTGTAGTCCGTGGTGTAGGGTTATTGAAATCTATTCCGGATATTGAAAATATTATTGTTGACGATGCAGGAGGAAATCCAATTTTGGTTAAAAACTTAGCGGCAGTAAATGAAAGTTCAATGCCAAGAGTCGGACAAACCGGAATTGGGGATAATGATGATGCGGTTGAAGGAATTATTGTCATGCGTAAGGGTGAGAATCCTCAGGAAACTCTGGCACTCATCAAAGCCAAAATAAAGGATCTTAACGACAATATCCTTCCAAAAGACATTACATTAGAAACGTTTTATGATCGTGATAATCTGATGAATTTCACCACCGAAACGGTAATGCACAACTTATTTGAGGGTATTATTCTGGTTACTTGTGTCGTCTTTCTTTTTATGGCCGACTGGAGAACTACCTTTACCGTTTCTATCGTTATTCCGCTGTCGCTGTTGTTTGCGTTTTTATGCCTCAAAATGATGGGGATGAGTGCCAACTTATTGAGTTTAGGAGCCGTCGATTTTGGAATTATCATTGATGGTGCCGTCGTAATGGTTGAGGGATTGTTTGTTGTTTTAGACCGTCGGGCGCATCAATTAGGAATGACCGCTTTTAATAAAATAGCGAAAGGCAGTCTGATTAAAAGAACCGGAACCGAAATGGGAAAAGCGATCTTCTTTTCTAAACTAATCATTATTACCGCTTTACTACCTATTTTCTCCTTTCAGAAAGTAGAAGGGAAAATGTTCTCTCCCCTCGCCTATACCTTAGGATTTGCTTTAATGGGAGCTTTAATTTTTACTTTGACATTGGTACCGGTCTTATCCCATATCCTTTTAAATAAAAATGTAAAAGAGAAGCACAATCCGTTTGTCAACTTTTGGGACCGGATAGTAGGTAAAGGTTTTGCCTGGACTTTCAAACACAAAGCCAAAACACTAATTGCTTCAATCGTTTTATTGGCTACCGTTTTCTTTTCTGCAACTTTTCTTGGAACTGAATTTTTGCCCCAATTAAACGAAGGCGCCTTATGGGTAACCGCAGAATTACCAATGAGTACTTCTCTTCCCGAAAGTGTGAAAACAGCTGCTATGATCCGAAAAGACCTCGAAAGCTTTCCCGAAGTAAAAAAAGTGCTGTCACAAACCGGAAGAAGTAATGATGGAACCGATCCAAACGGTTTTGGGTTTATTCAGCTTCAGGTTGATCTAAAACCAAAAGCAGAATGGACGCGAAAAATTACGATGGACGACCTGATCAATCAAATGGATCAAAAATTAAAAGTCCATCAAGGCATTACCTATAATTATTCACAACCCGTTATTGATAATGTAGCCGAATCTGTAGCAGGATTTAAAGCTTCTAATGCCGTAAAAATATACGGTGATGATCTTAACAAACTCGATGAACTGGCCAATGAAGTATTGGCCCAAATTAAAAACATTCCCGGTATAAAAGATGCCGGAATTCTTCGAAATGTGGGACAACCTGAGATCAGTGTTATTCTGGATAGAGAAAAAATGGCAGCCTACGGTGTTACATTGAGCGATGCCCAAGCGGTACTTGAACTTGCTTTTGGAGGAAAAACAGCCACAGAAAAATACGAAGACGAGAAAAAATTTGATGTAAGAGTTCGTTTTTCTCAAGAATACAGAAAAGACGAAAAAGATTTAGAAGAAATAAAAGTACCGACGATTAGTGGTATTAAAATTCCTTTAAAAGAAATCTCAGACATCAAGACCATTACAGGCCCGGCTTTCATATACAGAGACAATACCAAACGTTTTATCGGGGTTAAATTCTCTGTTCGCGATCGTGATTTAGGAAGTACCATTGCCGAAGCACAGCAAAAAGTAGACAAAATGAAACTACCACAAGGTTACACTACCGGATGGACGGGAGAATTTGAAAATCAGGTTCGTGCCAGTGCGCGTTTGGCACAAGTTGTTCCCATAAGTTTAATCGGGATATTTGTCTTGTTATTTATCCTTTTTGGAAATATTAAAGATTCCTTACTGGTTTTAGCTAATGTTCCTTTTGCTATTATCGGTGGTATTATTGCTTTGCATCTTACCCGTATGAACTTCGGGATCTCGGCTGGGGTTGGTTTTATTGCTCTACTTGGAATTTGTATTCAGAATGGTGTTATTCTGATCTCGGAATTCCATCATAATCTAAAGGCGAAGTTTAGCCTCGAGGAATCCATTTTTATGGGGGTAAAAGCACGAACAAGAGCCGTTGTAATGACAGCCCTCATGGCTTCTATAGGTTTAATGCCCGCAGCCATTTCAACAGGAATTGGTTCTGAATCACAAAAACCATTGGCCATCGTAATTATTGGAGGATTGATTACCGCCACGATTTTAACCTTATTAGTGTTTCCGATTATCTTCTGGGTCTTCAACCGTAAAAAACACGTACCGATTGAATAA